A section of the bacterium genome encodes:
- a CDS encoding cold shock domain-containing protein, with protein MPEKGKIKWFSDAKGYGFIEREEGEDVFVHFTAIVGEGFRTLKEGQEVEFEVVQGEKGPQAENVTLVP; from the coding sequence ATGCCCGAAAAAGGCAAGATTAAGTGGTTCAGTGACGCCAAGGGTTACGGCTTCATCGAGCGGGAAGAAGGCGAAGACGTCTTCGTCCATTTCACGGCCATCGTAGGCGAGGGTTTCAGGACCCTCAAGGAAGGCCAGGAAGTCGAGTTCGAGGTCGTACAAGGCGAAAAAGGACCGCAGGCCGAAAACGTTACCCTAGTACCGTAA